From Pan troglodytes isolate AG18354 chromosome 1, NHGRI_mPanTro3-v2.0_pri, whole genome shotgun sequence:
tttaaattttacaatttaGATTCTGCATGAATTGCAATAAATGGATCTTCAGCAGAGTTACTAATAGAAAAATGAGCTTTGCCATCATCAGAAACGTAAATTTTAATGCCTGTGCAATTGCCATTAATTTTATCTCCAGAAATGACATCACAGTATGTGCCAGCAGGAAGACCAGTTTGCAAAGTTAAAGAAAATgacctgtaaaataaaatttaaggttGATCTTCAATACAATGAAAATCAAGAATACAGACTAACACAAATAAACAGCATAACTTTATGTTGTAGAAACCTAAGCAGTGAAGTCTTATTAAGAAGAAAACCCATATGCCTCTCTAGTAGGTGGAAATAGCTTTCTAGGACCAAAAGTAACCTTACAGAAAACCTAGCAATTTCCTGGTTAGTAGTGAAAATATTACCAAAACATCAAAGTTGAAGAATATCACTGAAGATTGGCAGGAACGGTCACACTTTGATAAAAGTTCTACCTTGGTAAAATCAAATTTGTTCTCAACTGAAATTAATACCAATTActcttaaaaatttaaaggatattattttttaacctcCTTCTTCTCCCATGAGATCAAAACGAATTTGGGAAGCACTTAAAAATAATCTAGCATTTCTATGAAGAAGTGATAGTTTGAAATATAAAGCTTTCTCACAAAAActtattttggtattttcatccacaaaagaaagaaattaaaaaactagACATGGGCTTTTTTGGCAGGAAAGAGATCAACTTGACTTGTATattgatgtatttatttacttttcataagtgaaatataatttatactagAGTGAGCTAAGTATGAGTGTCAGTTGGTCTTGGACAGGGACAATTCAACTGTTTACACCAAGGTCTTCTGAGCTATATCTTAGAGAATCATTTATACTTCAGGTAAAGCATATAAGAATCACAGATGAAAGGCCAATAATGagaagtttcaaaaataaaactcaaatctCCTGAAGCAAAACATTAACCACAAGATACATATTATTCATacatatgctttaaaaatgttatttgtcaCAAGGAGACAGAGAAGTGAAGAAAGTATACCAAAAAACTACGTAGAGCAGTCATTGAGAAAAAGAgttagaaataaagatattttagtaTCTAGGCAGCATTTCTCCAGGGTTAAAAAAGCAGAATTATAAGacacttttttaaatgatttcacaATCTTTATATTGATTGtgattttatatattgattttgtggCATGTGTAGGTGAGCATTTGCATGTGCATTCTATATATGCATATGATACTGCAAGGGTGCACAGAAAAGATTCTGCTTACAACAGAAAGCACTTATGAAAAAAGAAGAACGAAGGAGTAACAGCCATCATCCTTTTGCTTCTGCCCAATTTTGATCTCTATTGTCTTCCTGCTCCACTGACTACATGATTTTTCAGATATGATAAAAGtcaatgaacagaaaaaaaaagaataaaccaagAACGTACTggtacaaaatattatttttaattgatatttacTTACCAGTCATCATTGTTGAAAACAATGAATCCTCTGTTTCCTCTCCCAAAAGCCACTTGGTTGCTCCCATTATCATACCAGTTTGTAAAAGGCTGGCCATCCACTACATTGCGGAAATTAACCATGTTcctaaaaacacaataccatatAAAACGTTGATATTCTTAAACTTcaactgttttaaataaaatgcaatggaaagtttaCTATTAGAGGACATGTCTAAATACATATTCTCACCTTATTTGGCGCCATCGATGTTCACAGACCCAGTCATTGCCACAAGTAGTGTCTGGATTAATAGTAACTTCTTTAGTTACTCCATTATTATTTGGTGGCCCAACCCAATCATTAACATCCTtaagtggggggggggggaaagcCAAATTTTACCATGTATGTATttacctcttccttctcctttacaCCAAACCCAACCTATCCTGTTACTTGTGTCTCTGCATTCAGTGACTTTATCTAGAATCCAATGCCTTCATTAATGTTTATAGCCCTTTACTGGGTCTTCATCATCTCTCTATCCTCTGGTTCTCTTTTGCCATATTTCAAACAAAGGTAACAAATTTTTATCCTCTCCTTTTCATTCCAAGGAACTGCAAAGGCttctttgctctgtcacccaggctggagtacagtggcatgatcatagctcactgcagtcttgatctcccaggctcaagtgatcctcccatctcagcctcccaagtagctaagactgttggtgtgcaccaccgcacccagctaatttttaaaaaattttcagtaaagacgAGGTCTTGCTAGCTTGCCCAGataggtcttgaactcctcaggtcAGCTGATCTTCTCGCCTCGCCTCgctaggtgctgggattacaggtgtgagccactgcacctggcctgcaagAACTTCTTAACATCATGGTAAGCCATGCAATGTCATTGAAATGGGAAGGGCATTAGTACTAGAAACACCAGGATTAAAACATAGGCTCTATTACTAGTACCTGAGAAAATTTAATCAATACACATAatatctctgtgtctcagtttcctcatttgtaaaatgggaatattgttttttttgctataaaaattaagtaatatatgtgaaaatgccTTGAATGTGACatgtgctgaataaatattaGAATCATTCATGCTTCTTTTTAGATAAATGTACAAAACAATACATCTGaacattatttataaattgatcacatttttaatattatgtttttctgattggcactttaaaaaatcttcattaAAAAATCCAGAGGAATCTTAGGAAGTTTTTCAGTGTTGACCTTAGAATCATGTCATATGGTGAAAAGTGAACAAAactaagagtttttagcatgcagCAGTCCTGGCAAAGTGGAAATGTTatagtaatagaaaaaataaaaatactctatGACTCCTAACATCAGAAATAAGACCAATTAGTAGAAATTAAAAGAAGTTGGCTCAATATAAAAGTACACCTTCAAAATATTAAGCTGTTTAACAATAGAATCAATTGCTATACAAAGTGCGGACTTCTCAAACTGAAAGGAATCTAAAAAAAGCTAGCTAGATATCCGTGTGACTCATAGGAAGGAGGAATTTCTGCTTTAGTTCTGAAGTCTCTGATGCTGTTTCTGAACCCTTTAGTTTAAAAGAAAACCTTCTACTAGCTTTCCAAATATCTTTACACTGTAATTTCTCTGTTCCTTTTTGAAACTTCTCATCAGATTAATGTCTTTACCATACtcccaaatatttttctcattcttaccTTTCTTGGAATACTCTCCAAATTTCCATTCTTTAGTACACATCATTTCCTTCCTCTTATATGATACTTTCCCTATTTAACTCAACTCAACtgattcatttctttctattccatataactttttaaaagtatttaacaaacatttatattGTTCTCACTACGGGCAGATGATGTTTTAAGTTCTCTAAAAGTGTTGGCATGTATAATCTTCCTATCAGCCCTGAGGTAGGTACTTATTCGAAGTATATATTTTAATCCCTGTGTCTAGCTCTTAGTTTtgagtgtttttctgttttttgtctttttttccctgcGGGCTAAGGGGATGTTTGTCATATCTCTGAAACAGCTTGCATACTCTTTGTCAACAGAGAATATAAATTTTACTCCTTTAATATAACCTACATTACTAAAATCACAGTCCTGTATCCAGTTtacaattaaatatttgttgaataaatatataattaatagttGTCATGTTAAGTTAGAATAAGAttgcttcctttttcttcagAAAAGGATATATTGAACAACTCCAAAACTTACGTTTCCATTTTGAAACTGTCTTGGCCAACGGTAGCTTGACATTACTCGTGTAAATCCGTAAGGATGAGCAAGCATAAATCCAACTGCCATTTTGTACAGCCTGGAagttacataattatattttcatagaATGTCAGAATATTCTTGCCATCATTAAAAGACGtgttaaaaaaatagagaacttGGTTTTCTACCTAGCATCCCAGAAGGTAAGAATAGAGGCTCCTCCAGCCCCATGTCCTCGTTGATTGTCATGGTTATCCACAAAGACAAGTGCTCTGTCAGAAGGTATGAAACCCCAACCTTCTCCCCAGttcctatttttgaaaaataagatatATGTTGATGTATCATTTCACAACAGTTTGAGAGTAACTTAACTGTGCATCTCTCTCTGTAAGGCATGGCATCTGAAGATTAAATTCTTTCTctaattaaatgctttttctgtaagagagatatatatatatacacacaaaaacacacacacacatatatatacacacacatcaaacacacacatgtgtaaTCTACATGTATGGTccatatttgtatatacatgtatggaaTACTTATATTCATATTACAAATataagatttttattattaaataaggtCCTTTCAGAGGTTTCAGCACATTATAAGTTAGAGGCACTCCAGAAGGATCAGTATCCACATCATATTATACAGAATGTCAAACTAGATTAAAATAAGGCTTCAATACTGTAttgttataatataaatatttttatgtttttaattcatataatatatgtaaattctaCAGGATGGAAACTTTGTACATACTTTATAAATGATAGGATCATTTTAATAATAACCTGGCTTTAAAAGATTATATGCAAACATCAGTCAAATCCAGTATATTCATCTCGTACTTAGATGAAAACTCCTAGGGTATGTTTAGCATTCCTAGGCATATTGCCTTGTGACAGACACTCTAAATACAAAAGATGATTGATTACAGTTTAGGGCACTAGAATACTTATCATTCACAATTGACTCTTTGATAGTTGTCTGAATAAGAATGTTCCAGAAGATAAGTCACACTGAGGTAGTATGACTAACAGATCCATGAAATACTTCAGGGGAAaagttgtatttatttactttaagtaaGACATCTTCTCTCCATCCCACTTGCGAATAACTGTGCCGAGTTTTGCACCATACTTGAATTCTGTCACCCGGCCATTACCAAAGTAGTCATTGCTTTTAATTGGCTCACCACCCAGATCAATTACCTAGTagaaatttaggaaaaaataacattttgtgtAAGGACTTTAAAGCATTTTAACCAAtaagttaatattatataaaaatagctttatgctatttgttatttattaataaattaagctatttattatttctttttgtcttgttttgttttgttttttagagacagggtcttgctatgttgtccaggatggtcccaaactcctggcctcaagcaatccccctgctgcaacctcccaaagtgctgagattacatgcacgAGCCACCACGCGTGGTCCTGTTTGTTATACGAAATGTGCAAAATggttttcttattcttattatcTCAACAGGTAatattcttatattcttttatttgatAAAGTATAGGCTACAATATTGAAAGAAGCATAATGTCAAAGATACCTGTTGTCCTGTGAAAATACTTACCTAATTTTTAGTCTTGTACatcaatgataataataagaGCTCACACTAATAAAACATTTAGTATCGACTGAAATTCCTTGataaatattaacttgtttcATTATCCAAAGAAAGTAAAGACATAACTATTATCAGTATCCTACATTGTGTGTACCTCCATAAAACATGTTGTGATAAAGAATTAGATATGCTGTATGTGAAGAAGAGGAGGTTAAAGAACACTGTTTTATGTAAATATCTCATTCCTTATCCTACagaaattgcatttttaattaaatcttCCATTAATTTTCTAATGAATAAGATGATATTTTATAGGCATATAAGTATTGATGTACCTCCTGGTAAATGAAAGGTTTACTTCCTTCAGGGAACCAGTTACTGTTTAGATTATGCAGTTTGTCCAAAATTGCCTTTATGTCTCCAGGCCACATGTGCTTGGAAGCATCAAGTCTGAACCCTGCAACACCAATGTCAATGAGATGGTTCATATATTCGGCAATCTTAGAACGCACATAATCCTTCTCCAGTGCAAGATCAAGAAGACCAGACAGACGACAATCTCTGACCTGTTGAGGTAAAAATGTTATGATTGATTCATAAAACCTCATTTTTCTCCTGAGAATCCAtttgattattcatttattccatgATTCCTCAAGAGATATTCTATAGTGACTTCCTTGCATTGGGCACTGGGGATGCTCACATTCTACTACGGAtgtatctttgaatattttttaatagaaaatagagAATTTAGGAAATAAAGTCGATGAGATTTTTAATTGGGAAGTTCTTAGAAGTGGGCAAACGTGTATTGATTAAAAATCTTAAATCAATATTTGAAAGTTCTTAAATATGGATTTGAGTTTCTTAAAGTAGTCAAACTTGTTAACCTATGTCCCTAAGAGATCTAAATtcctatttaaaatgaaattcaattAGCTACATGTCTACAAGAAAAGGCATATATTACTCTTTATTCAGAtcactctcttaaaaaaattacctgagtAGCATCATTGTAGTTCTCGATATCTCCACTTCCAGTTTTACATTTACCATCATTGAAATCCCATCCAGAATATGGGACTGCTGGAAAGTCCCTACTTCCAGGGTTGAAGTAACTTCCACAGGTACTGCTTGTTCCTGCACTCACAGCATTACCACACATATGATTAATTACAGCATCCACATAAATACGAACCTAGAAAGCAAAGTTTCTACTTCAGTGTGACTTACAGAGAGGTAAAAATTTAAAGCATTGTTGATTCAAGTTTATAGTATGTtaataaaactccaaaatattTCATGATATCTTATAATTATTTTCCTACAAGATCAAAAATCAACTGTGAAAGGAATGTGAACTAAACACCTACATGCCTTCTAGACACTTGGTCAAATATTTATAGGAATGATAAATTGAGAGACCAGAAACTACCATAAATAGGAGGAAAGGCAAAAAGCCCACTTTGGGAAGACAAAACTCAGATGAGAGTGGAAAGGTTATTGTTTTGGAAATTTCACTGGGTCACCAGGAGAAAGCCTGTACTCTCTATGAAGCTTTTGAAGACAAACAAGGTAGCTATTAATCTCAATTTATGCTCCTCATTAAATAGAGAAGCTAGCTATTCACCATGAAAAACCCAAGAATTACGGATGGAGACACAAGTCACCTAAAAATGATAGCAAATATTGTAACTGGAATTATACTTCCTAACCAGTAAATTGTTTCCGGGAAATACGAACAGTTATAAGGGTTAAAATTTGATGTTTTGCTTTAGAAGCAAATTCTGATTTAAACTTTAACTTAGCTCTTTAGTAGatagcacacacacaaatattcacaAACGTTGAACATAAATAAACAGttaattttgagttttaaattatgaagtaaaatttgaaaaataaaatacggAAAATTTTCTGCTGAAAAGGagcaagaaagaagagagagaaaccaTTTTCCTGtctgttatttttaaaggaaactagAATTCACTTACCCCAACATTGTTACATCTAGTCACCATGTTTCTAAATTCATCTTCATTTCCAGATCTTGTGCATAATTTATAGCTAACTGGTTGGTATCTTTCCCACCAAGGTCTGAAAGGGTTGTAAATTGCAACATTTTCATTTGGTGGAGAGACCTACAAATTAAACAGTCTTCATAAGTACCAAATTCTGTCTTACTGTATATCATTGAATGTTCTAGAAACTaatcaataatataaaaaattattgaatcT
This genomic window contains:
- the AMY2A gene encoding pancreatic alpha-amylase precursor (The RefSeq protein has 5 substitutions compared to this genomic sequence), encoding MKFFLLLLTIGFCWAQYSPNTQQGRTSIVHLFEWRWVDIALECERYLAPKGFGGVQVSPPNENVAIYNPFRPWWERYQPVSYKLCTRSGNEDEFRNMVTRCNNVGVRIYVDAVINHMCGNAVSAGTSSTCGSYFNPGSRDFPAVPYSGWDFNDGKCKTGSGDIENYNDATQVRDCRLSGLLDLALEKDYVRSKIAEYMNHLIDIGVAGFRLDASKHMWPGDIKAILDKLHNLNSNWFPEGSKPFIYQEVIDLGGEPIKSNDYFGNGRVTEFKYGAKLGTVIRKWNGEKMSYLKNWGEGWGFIPSDRALVFVDNHDNQRGHGAGGASILTFWDARLYKMAVGFMLAHPYGFTRVMSSYRWPRQFQNGNDVNDWVGPPNNNGVIKEVTINPDTTCGNDWVCEHRWRQIRNMVNFRNVVDGQPFXNWYDNGXNQVXFGRGNRGFIVFNNDDWSFSLTLQTGLPAGTYCDVISGDKINGNCTGIKIYVSDDGKAHFSISNSAEDPFIAIHAESKL
- the AMY2A gene encoding pancreatic alpha-amylase isoform X1; the protein is MKFFLLLLTIGFCWAQYSPNTQQGRTSIVHLFEWRWVDIALECERYLAPKGFGGVQVSPPNENVAIYNPFRPWWERYQPVSYKLCTRSGNEDEFRNMVTRCNNVGVRIYVDAVINHMCGNAVSAGTSSTCGSYFNPGSRDFPAVPYSGWDFNDGKCKTGSGDIENYNDATQVRDCRLSGLLDLALEKDYVRSKIAEYMNHLIDIGVAGFRLDASKHMWPGDIKAILDKLHNLNSNWFPEGSKPFIYQEVIDLGGEPIKSNDYFGNGRVTEFKYGAKLGTVIRKWDGEKMSYLKNWGEGWGFIPSDRALVFVDNHDNQRGHGAGGASILTFWDARLYKMAVGFMLAHPYGFTRVMSSYRWPRQFQNGNDVNDWVGPPNNNGVTKEVTINPDTTCGNDWVCEHRWRQIRNMVNFRNVVDGQPFTNWYDNGSNQVAFGRGNRGFIVFNNDDWSFSLTLQTGLPAGTYCDVISGDKINGNCTGIKIYVSDDGKAHFSISNSAEDPFIAIHAESKL
- the AMY2A gene encoding pancreatic alpha-amylase isoform X2, which gives rise to MVTRCNNVGVRIYVDAVINHMCGNAVSAGTSSTCGSYFNPGSRDFPAVPYSGWDFNDGKCKTGSGDIENYNDATQVRDCRLSGLLDLALEKDYVRSKIAEYMNHLIDIGVAGFRLDASKHMWPGDIKAILDKLHNLNSNWFPEGSKPFIYQEVIDLGGEPIKSNDYFGNGRVTEFKYGAKLGTVIRKWDGEKMSYLKNWGEGWGFIPSDRALVFVDNHDNQRGHGAGGASILTFWDARLYKMAVGFMLAHPYGFTRVMSSYRWPRQFQNGNDVNDWVGPPNNNGVTKEVTINPDTTCGNDWVCEHRWRQIRNMVNFRNVVDGQPFTNWYDNGSNQVAFGRGNRGFIVFNNDDWSFSLTLQTGLPAGTYCDVISGDKINGNCTGIKIYVSDDGKAHFSISNSAEDPFIAIHAESKL